GAAGCTGCTCAGGTTGACGAACCTACGGACTAGGTGAGAAAAGATGACCAGGCAAGGACTACTAATCGTCATTTCAGGACCTTCAGGTGCGGGGAAAGGTACCATATGCCAGGGTTTGCTCAAGAAGAATAAAGATCTTTGCCTCTCTGTTTCCTGTACAACTAGGCCAGTTAGACCCGGAGAAGTTGACGGAGTCAATTACTTCTTTGTCAGTAAAGAAGCCTTTGAAAAGATGATTTCTGAAAATGAACTATTAGAGTATGCAAGGGTTTATGATAATTATTATGGAACTCCGTTAAATTTTGTTGAAGAAAAGCTGTCAACGGGCCAGGATGTGATTTTGGAGATTGATATTCAGGGTGCATTGCAGATAAAACAAAAATACCCCAAAGGGGTATTGATTTTTGTCGTACCACCTAGTTTATCTCTTTTACAGGAAAGGTTGACAAAAAGGGGTACGGATTCGGCAGAAAGTATTAACAAACGATTACAGTGTGTATGTGATGAATTAAAGAATACCCAACGCTATGATTATTTGGTTGTCAATGATATTGTTGATAATGCTGTTGCACAAGTTGAATCAATTATTAATGCAGAGAGATGTCGACCTGCAAACTTTGATATCAAAAAGTTCTTAGATTGTTAAAAATTTGATTGGTGGGGGTAATAACCATGATGAATAGACCTTCGCTGGACCAACTAATGACCAGGGTGGATAGCCGTTATACCCTGGTTGTTGCTGCCGCTAAAAGGGCTCGTTTCCTGACAGAAGATGAAATGAAAACAAACACACCCTTACATGCTAAGCCAGTCACGTTGGCCCTAGAAGAAATTTCCGATGGAGACGTAACATACCGCCGCATACGTGGTGGTCAAAAGTAACGGACGGAGGTGCTCATCTTGCAGGCAGGAAAAAGAATTACT
This genomic interval from Desulforamulus reducens MI-1 contains the following:
- the rpoZ gene encoding DNA-directed RNA polymerase subunit omega encodes the protein MMNRPSLDQLMTRVDSRYTLVVAAAKRARFLTEDEMKTNTPLHAKPVTLALEEISDGDVTYRRIRGGQK
- the gmk gene encoding guanylate kinase; this encodes MTRQGLLIVISGPSGAGKGTICQGLLKKNKDLCLSVSCTTRPVRPGEVDGVNYFFVSKEAFEKMISENELLEYARVYDNYYGTPLNFVEEKLSTGQDVILEIDIQGALQIKQKYPKGVLIFVVPPSLSLLQERLTKRGTDSAESINKRLQCVCDELKNTQRYDYLVVNDIVDNAVAQVESIINAERCRPANFDIKKFLDC